GGTTTACGCGCTTATCTAACCAAATAGCATTATGAAAGCCAAGAGTTGTTTACTACTACTGTTGTGTGGAATTACTTCTAGTTGTGCTACATTTAGTGGTAGTCATCCTAGTAAGGTTGGTAATGCTAAAAAAGCTATAGAAACTTGCCAATATAAGCCGATAGAAACTAAGTTTATAAAAACTTTTGATAATGATGGTGTGGATGCAGCGATTGGATTTTTAGAGACTGGTCGTTTTGAACAACTAATAGGTAATACAGCGTTATCGCAGAAAAAATATACCAAAGCAACTGATTATGTCGCTAAGTCAGAAGCTGAAGCAAAAATAAGAGTTAGAAATATTCTTAAAGATACTCAAGCAACACTGTTGAGTGATAAAGAAAGATATTATTATATATCTGATTATGAGATAACTTTTTTATATGCTTATCAAGCACTTAATTATCTAAAACAGCATGATTTAGAAAATGCTGCTGTAAGTATCCGTAATCTATCATATGCACAGTATGCAACATTTCAAGCTAAGGATTTAGCTGCTCAAACTCGTAAAACAAATTATCAAGAGCTAAGTCATGTCAATTCTAGGCAGATATCATCAAATATCACCAGCGCAAAACAATATAGACAGCTAGCAGCTATCGCTAACAGAGTAAAAAACTCTTATGAGAATGCTTTTGGCTATTATTTAGAAGCAATAATATACCAATCATATGATACAGATTTAAATAATGCTAATCTATCAATGAGTAACGCATTTAGGGTTGTGCCAGATAATCCATATGTCAGCGCAGATTACCAACAAATTAAAAAGGCCTTTGATAGCGGTGGCAATATCTATCCACAAGGACAAGGAAAACTTGTAATTATCTATGAAAGTGGTTGGGTTGAATCGCTAAAAAAATTTGATATACCGATAACTGTATTTTTTCAACAAGCTGGTGTGCAAAAAATTTCTTTGCCATACTACAGTTCTTATAATCTAGCACAAAGCGCAGATATTAAGATCTTTAGAGATAAGAAGCTTATCGAACATGGCAAGAGTGCTTTATTAGTTGACACTACAGCAATGGCAGCCAAATCTTTGGCTGATCAATTCCCTGCGATTGTGACAAGAGAAGTTTTGCGCTTAGTTGCTAAAACAGCAATTTCTGTAGCAGCAATTAGATCTTCTGGAGACTATGCAGCTTTAGCCGCTATCGGTACATCTATTTACAACTTGACAACGACTCAAGCAGACCAGAGAAGCTGGAATCTATTACCTAAGAATGTTGATTTATTTTCTAAAAATTTAGCTGCAGGTAGTTACACTCTAAAAATTAATAATAAGTCTACAACTATCACGCTACAACCTCAAAAAATAACACTTGTATGGCTAATTAAAGAAGGTTGTTATGAGCGGATTTTATTAAATCAAGTTGTGTGATATCTAACAAATCTTAGTTAACTAAGAAATTTCTAAAGATAATATTCCAAAGCTGCTCAATTTTGTCACTAACAGGTAAATCTGGATAGGTTATCTTAGGTAAAGTTTGCTGATTAGTTGATGCAACCAAAGCCTCCAACTCAGCAATAATCTCAACATCTATTTAACTATGAAAAGTTCATAAATATATTTGCAATCAGCAATTAGCGATATATATTTATATCTAACACAGTTTTTAAAACGATGTAATTAATTATGAATAGATATATTGCCAACACAGTAGTCATGGTCGAGCCAAAATATTTTTGCTTTAATCAAGAGACTTCAGTTAATAATGCTTTTCAAAATCAATTAGATATTTCAAATGATGAGCTACAAAGTAGAGTTATACGTGAGTTTGAAAATATGGTTGCAAAAATTCGTACCAATGGTATCGAGGTTATCGTTTTAAAATCAAATCCAAATACCCCAGATGCAGTTTTTCCTAATAATTGGTTTTCAACCCATATCATAGATAACCAGCCATATATTTTTATATACCCAATGTATACACGAAATCGCCGCCACGAAGTTCAAGTTGATAATTTGTTAGTGCAACTTAACAAGCTTACAACAACTAACTATAAGGTTGTAGACTTTCGTGGTGATTATTCAAAAGCTCTTGAAGGAACAGGAGTATTTATATTTGATCATGAGTTCAAAATTGCTTATATGTCATTATCTCCAAGAGCAAATGCTCAATTAGCACAACAAGTTTGTAATAAATTAGGTTATAAACTAGTTACATTTACAAGTTAT
This Francisella opportunistica DNA region includes the following protein-coding sequences:
- a CDS encoding COG3014 family protein; the encoded protein is MKAKSCLLLLLCGITSSCATFSGSHPSKVGNAKKAIETCQYKPIETKFIKTFDNDGVDAAIGFLETGRFEQLIGNTALSQKKYTKATDYVAKSEAEAKIRVRNILKDTQATLLSDKERYYYISDYEITFLYAYQALNYLKQHDLENAAVSIRNLSYAQYATFQAKDLAAQTRKTNYQELSHVNSRQISSNITSAKQYRQLAAIANRVKNSYENAFGYYLEAIIYQSYDTDLNNANLSMSNAFRVVPDNPYVSADYQQIKKAFDSGGNIYPQGQGKLVIIYESGWVESLKKFDIPITVFFQQAGVQKISLPYYSSYNLAQSADIKIFRDKKLIEHGKSALLVDTTAMAAKSLADQFPAIVTREVLRLVAKTAISVAAIRSSGDYAALAAIGTSIYNLTTTQADQRSWNLLPKNVDLFSKNLAAGSYTLKINNKSTTITLQPQKITLVWLIKEGCYERILLNQVV
- the ctlX gene encoding citrulline utilization hydrolase CtlX, whose protein sequence is MNRYIANTVVMVEPKYFCFNQETSVNNAFQNQLDISNDELQSRVIREFENMVAKIRTNGIEVIVLKSNPNTPDAVFPNNWFSTHIIDNQPYIFIYPMYTRNRRHEVQVDNLLVQLNKLTTTNYKVVDFRGDYSKALEGTGVFIFDHEFKIAYMSLSPRANAQLAQQVCNKLGYKLVTFTSYDKKGPIYHTNVMLSIGEHLAVVCLESIKSAPQRELVIKNLQQSNKEIIDISLDQMYQMCGNVLEVKNKDDKSFLLLSQTAYKGFSQSQLAMIDKYATPIACDITNIEVVGGGSARCMLAEIFYN